Within Populus trichocarpa isolate Nisqually-1 chromosome 6, P.trichocarpa_v4.1, whole genome shotgun sequence, the genomic segment taaacgataaaaaattaaacatgtaaaattttttaacgtgtttttttatattaaaaaaataataaatgtaaataaaaaaaacttatgcacgcatcaaatcaaataaatcatgaaccattttgtaaataaattatacaaaaaggtcatgaacgataaataaaaatgtaattcaaaaaatttgagAGACCAATATAGCGTGTAAGTTTTTACCAACGTAGTtaccgataaaaatatagtgACAGTACAATTCATCCATGAATATGCTGACAGAATTTGTTTGTCGGTatatattaataacattatAGATGATATTATAGTAGGATTCAAAAAGACAAATCGTACAGTGACGTGATATTAATACCGATAGAATTGCCGATGGAGTCACCATTGGAATAATTTCGTCGCTAAAtccatatatttaatatatgatctGGCGCTCGACCCTCCTCTTTCCCTCCCCTATTTTTACTTCTTCCTTGTAAAATTTTTCTCTGCAACAAAATAGCTAACCCCACCCCCTCAATATCAACACAACTCAACCTCCCACAACTTTTCCAGCCACTATAGTACTCGGTTTGTCAGCATTCGtgttctaattaaaaatttattgaggattctccaCCTTATGTAAAGAAAtctaccttcttcttctttttttaatttgaacacaattttaaaatgttaaattttttgcaTATGTttatagtatatgtattttgtttaggtgtttacttgttttattattttttctcaaacaaacttgttgtatggatttatgatttgtacatgttatagtttgttttggattttgtaaaattgtatttgttcgtaaattattgaaatttatattgaattattgacttgggtgttttgtgatgaaataaataatggtttGTTTAACGagtccattttatattttatcaatttcatttctaagttgtaatttccataaatattgtaatttaaaataattgaattacgATATTTTTAGTGTTAATAATTGAATTCCACATggaattaaatctttaaaagtaatacaaataaatcataGGCAAACTCATTTGACTTACGATTCCATTCCAAAGaggagaaatttaaaataatacattatttGTGTCGAGAGTTTATCATTCTAACTTCAAAAGCACTCCCTTCACCAACTCGTCTAAATTCATGGATGATGAGCCACTTGGACCAGCGGCTTCCTCTGCTAATATTTTCCACTGCATGACTTTTTTCTTTACCTCCCTGCCTTTCTCTCCTTCCATCAACTCTCGCACAAGCTTCTCCACTTTATCTCTTTCCGCACTGCTATCAATCTCCATTCCAACGCCCCACTCATTGCAAGTGTACCTACAGTTTGTTTGTTGATCACCAAAGAACGGCAAACAAAGCATGGGCACCCCAGAAGAAATGCTCTCAGCTGTTGAATTCCATCCACTATGTGTTAGGAAACCTCCTATTGATGGGTGGTTGAGAACTTCCTCTTGTGGACACCAGTTAGAAATAAATCCTCTGTCTTTAGTCTCGTCAGTAAATTCCGGTGGCAATATGGCGGAGTCGCCTGTGACCATGTCAGGCCTTATTATCCATAAAAATGGGTGGCCACTTTTAGCAAGTCCCATTCCCAATTCAATCAGCTGCTGCTTTGTAGCGACCGCTACGCTACCAAAGTTCACATAAATTACTGAGTTTGGTTTCTTGGAATCAAGCCATTGGAGACACTCAACCTCTTCTTTCCATAGATTATATCCAATAGAATCTAGATCATCTTCTTTCATTTGATTGAGAAGTAATTGAAGTGGACCGATCGTGTAGACACGAGGAAACATTGAGTAAAGAGCACTCAAGACTTCTTTCTCCAAAGCATCAAAAGTATGGAAAATCACTGCAGAACCTTCAGATGCTCTCTCAGCACATTCCATGAAGAAGTTGAAATGGTAATCATCTGGATCTGTTGTACGAAGAAAACTTGGAAGATCCCTTAACCGTATATCTTTCATTCCTGGAATCCAGTCTAGTACTTGATCCAAATAGCCATTTGTTAAAAAGCTCTCGTCTGCGaacaaaatttaaatgcatatGTAGCTTACCAGTTATGGGCTAGTAAATGAAGACAACAGCAGAAGAGGAATTAGCGTAAAatcagaagagaagaaaggttcCCTAGCTTGAACTCAAATTTCAGGTTACGCAGCCGAAGGGCTACCCTGGAATTATAACCACGGATCTGGTACATGTACTGACTATACCATGATCTAGCATAAACTACCAGGATATTTTACCATTCAATCAGAAAGTTTTAGTCCATAAGAACTCAGTTCATGTAGCAATCTATTTATTTCCATGGATGACGGCTACGATGATGCAGGCACATGAACTACTAGGATATTTATCTAATGcccaaatgaaataaaagaaaatcataatgaAGTGTCATTTCAATTCCAATTCTTGTTCTTACCTTTTAATGGAAACAGTCCTCTTTCTTTGAGCTCTTTATATTGCTTAAGCCCCATGAAAGTGCAAGCAGAGATAGAAAAGAACAAGGCAACAGGAATTCCATGCCTCTCAGCAGCAGTGATGGCAGCTGGCACAAATCCATCAGATACAATGCAAGTCACTTGAGGAACAGCAGCAGATGCTGTATCATTGAGCTTGGCAAGCAATTCATTAAATGGAGCTAGCAAGTTCTTCTTGCAAGCCTCCAAAATTGCTTGTGTATCTTGGGTAGCATTCTCATCTGAAGGAGGGAGGCCATCTGGGATAGATTCGAACCGAAAGTCGGGCAAGCCATTCAGGGAATAAGGACCTCTAGATTTAAGCATGCGTCTGTGGTTGAACTCTGTGTTCACAAAGGTTATGCGAAAACCTCGGTAATGCAGTAGTTTTGCTAGTTTAAGCATTGCCTTTACATGGCTTTGAGCTGGACAGGGAATACAGATTACATGAGGCTTGTCAGCTAAGATTTTGCGAAACATGTCTCTagctctttccttctttctctaACTCTTTCTTTAGAGTAATTGTTTTGCCACTATATATCGTCTGTCAAAGTGAAGCTCACACTTTACAATATGGATACATTTTCTTATCAACAagactatatataaaatagcaGCCAAGTAGAGGTACAAAATCTTGATAAGATTCATCTAATTTagagaatattaatttatctaCATTCATATAATTGCTATATTCTGTATCTAAATACCATaaaagttttgtgatttttcttattgCATGACAAGCCATCAATAAAgatatttcatcttttttctccaCAAAATTAGTTTTTCTACATCATTCTTTAAATTTGTGATGTCCCATAAATGATAGTTAAGTTATTCAACCTTTGACTTGTTAGGCgagatttttcatgaaaagaagCGTGGCGTGTAGTGATTGTAAGGGATTCAGTCAGCTGGAACCCAAATTCATTGAACCATTTGGACGTAAATATGATGTTTTGTCCTTCGGGAAAAATAAGACTAAGCAATCATAAGttcaatatatacatatacagcACACACAATGAAAGGCattgtgtttttgttatttattttattttactcatattttaaactttaattcTTTGTCTCGGTTCGAACTTAATTATATAGaataaaagtttgatgatgaaattaaaaacttataaaaaaatacactgtTGAAATCCAAGGTATAAGAGGATGAGCAGTAATGAACATCGAAAATTGCTAAAGGAAAACCTTggctcttttagtttttactataataaaataaaattataataatttctcAATCTGCAGCCATTTAAAGGGAGTGAATCTAAaagtaaattgatgaaaatattgtCTGTCGAGCAAAGAGCAGCTACACAGCTAGTtcttgatataaattaaaactacgtttttttttttttataaatttaataaaacattgaCTAGATTGCTTAGGTCGCAAATTCTCATCAAATCACTCAAGTTTCATCGATCAACTTCTTCAACCATTCAAAACCAAACTAAGCTAGGGCTGAACTCCAAGTTAACGGATCATAGAATGAAACCACTGAGTTaagattttataactatgctGTCTATTATAAAAGAAACGAAGGAGGACAGATCAATTTCGGGCGGGTTTCAGAAAGCGGTGCAAACCGTGCTTCTTTGATGTGGGTTTCGTGTAGTTCTTCCCTGATGAGTTAACCACTTTCTCTACCCCGCTTATTCCCTTTCAACATACCCCGAATCTAGCCTAAAATCCGATCTTTCTTCTCTTGTGAttttttctactttcttgaCTTTATAAAAATGTATTctctcaaagtttttttttattatttttttcaagaatcagGGCTGTCAATTATTAACTTTGCAAGAGGCTGtgtcaaatattaatttaatttttttttaaattaaaaacaagacaCGGCACTGGGTGGTTGAACGTATATGTCAAGATTGTCAAATTCATGAATGAGATGCGACGGAACACTGTTCTTCCAGTCTTTTATGATGTGAAACAAAGAAAGACAGATGATCGAACGGAGTTTATATAATTGTAGTGGTTAAGAATGTAGAAATTGTCATTTCGTCTtggaaaagaatattaaaaataaaataattaaaaaaataaaaaaataaaaataaaaatttaaattaacctaaattaacatgtcaaacccacaatataaataataatattaaaataaccttatagaaagtaaataaaaaaatatcacaaaatctaattttcaatcaatctaatattaaatagtaaaattaaaaaaatatattaaaaaataatataaaaataacctgAGCAAATCTAAGTTAAAGTAAATTGTAAAAGTAATataagttaacttgttaaacttgcaatccaaattattaaattgagataattttaaaaattaattgaaataaattataaaacttaatttttaattaatttattattaaaaaacaaaattaaaaaaaaaatggatggttATAGACATTTGCATAGTTAGTGACATACTTTTGGTTAGGATGACTATGAAGATAGTGCGGCTTGATTTTCATGACTGCTACCTCCATGATAAATGTTGTCATGGGGTCAATTTTTCGCTCTCGAAAACAGATCTCGCGCGGCAGTCTAGTCCCGCTAGACTCAGCCTTTCCCTCGCCTATTCACTCGTGTTTTGCCTACGACTAGTTTGTCCCACAAACCCAAGAGATCCCCACACTCTTTCAACGTCACAAGCAAGCAGAATAACACTAATGAATATGAACAGAATCAACACAGCAGATTACATGAACAAGTCCCAACCTTTTCATTAACTTAACTAAAGGATTACACAAAGTCCATCTTGTGTGCTATGCACATTTCCGTTCTCTGCTGCCTACCAGCATATTGCATGCTACACATTTACAGCCTATCTATTTACAAGATAATGGAAGTTACAAGTATAAACTACCCCTAACTCCCTGCACAGCTGGAGCACCCATTATCCCATGTTCTGCCAACTTCTTCCCCACATAAGAAACTGTCGCAACTGCCGATAACTGCTCCCAGAACTGCTGCAACTGCATTGACATGTTCTTTCACAAACCAACTACCCACTGCCAGCAATAGGAGAGGAATGgctattctctctctctctctctctctctctctctctctcttcaattgATGATGATGCAAGGCTACAATTGCTTAAAGTCTTCTGTAGAGGGACTTGATAGAATGATAATGGTGATGATATCGTCGAAAATGGAGGTTAAAGATAAGAGATATCAAGGGAGGAAGTTTCagctttagagagagaaagacaaGGTGAGGATTTCTTATGGGAGAAAGATAGGAAAAgatgaatagtatttttatagGATTTATCTCTCCACCTTTCATTTTCTCACCAAAGACAATTATGATGGCTAGGGTTTTGGATGAAAGAGATGGTAAATAATATTTACTGTTTGTTAGGAATCCAATGGTGGCCTCATCTCCTTTTGTTCTAGATCTTTTTcactatttatattattaacaaataatctAAAACGCATGGGGAATGTACTTTccccatgtattttttttttcctgttttggtttttatttttttgccattttctcatttatttttgttttttttattttttctttctttcttttgtttatttttttttttccccacatTGTTTTTCGTTCCCCCCCCCATATTTCTTTgggttttgcatgttttttttctttttttttcccaagattgttttcttcttttgtttttttattttttttaaactatgattttttttaatattaaactggttgagaatttagtaatgcaatttttttctttaaaacattatggattactacaatatttccctacatggtttttttttatgattttttttctttttttcccaaatagtctttgtcgattttattttttttatattgagctgattgagaattttgcttcgtagatttttctttaaaacaccgtgaattgttacaatgtttccccacatggtttttgttttgctacagtgtttccccatattttttaaaaaattatttttgtctaatttgtttttaatattgagctggttgagaatttagctttaactttcttcacatgtttttctttccatttttttttcattttgtttttgcttttttttttttccaaaattgtcttttttttttttacatttttgtgtgttttttttttcataattgtttttgttgattgtttttttaatatggagctggttgacaatttagctttgtagtttttctttaaaacattgtggattgctacagtgtttccccacatgcttttttttcttttcttatgattttttttccagaattgtctttgtcgattgtTTTTtccatattgagctggttgagaatttagcttcgtagttttttttctttaaaacactatggattgctacagtgtttcctcacatgattttttttatgattttttttaaaattatctttatcaattttattatttttaatattgagctggttgaaaattacaactatatgtttcctcatgaaacactatagattgctacagtgtttccctgcatgattttttttccttttgttttttatgattgtttccaaaattttctttgttgattttattttttaaaatattaagctggttaagaatttagctttgtagtttttttcatgaaaatattgtggattgcagcagtttttctccatataatgttttttattttttctacaaaCCCACGACAATACACAAGCATGCCATAAGCCTGCGGCATCGCGCGGACATGACATCTAGTACATATAACTAAAGGGTGTGGGGAaatcactgttcccccacacccaaaagcactgtggattacaacagtaatccacagtgctttcctcttcttcttttttttgctaacttttcccttttttcttttttttttcgtttttttttcttttttttcaaaattatttttttttcaacctttctatttttttttaatattgagctggttaaaaattacagttacaatatgtgaggaaagcactctaactttcctcgaaaattattgttgattgctacaatgttttttcccacatggtttttttctgtttttgttatgtttttccctaaaattatctttgtcaattttattttttaaatattaagctggttaagaattgcaattacaagtaaatacaagtttttcctcacaaaacactatgaattaatacagtttttcctcacatggtttttttccaatttttttcgtgtgtttttttgtgatatttttttccaaaattatcttcgtcgattttttttttaatattgagttagttagaatttaactttgtaataaagcttaatcatgtagggaaagcattgtagctttgctcataaaacattgtggattgctacagtgtctctccgcatggtttttttttgttataatttttttcaaattatctttttcaattttatttttttaatattgagttgtttgtgaattacaattacaagtcattacaaataaggctaaatcatgtggggaagcactgtagctttcatcacaaaacactgtgaattgctatagtgtttccaacatgattttttttcctttttttgctatttgttttgttattttttttctaaaattatctctgtcgatttttttttaatattgagctgattaagaatttagctttgtaatttttttctttaaaacactatgaattgttgtagtgttttcccatgtgattttttttatgattttttccaaaattatctttgtcgattttttttttttaatattgagttggttaagaattataattacaataaagctaaatcatatgaggaaagcgttgtagtttttctcacaaaacactgtggattgctacaatctttctctaaatggttttttattttattttattgggaaaagcgctatagttttcctcacaaaacattgtcaattgctacaatgttttttctcatgggtttttttccttccaaaattatctttgttgggttttttttaatattaagttggtagagaatttatctttgtaatttttttttctttttattaagtgaaaagctaaatcatgtggcgaaagcactatATCTTTTCTcccaaaacactatagattgctacaaatcattttgtgcagtctctaagtttttgatcaccaacacaactttttttttcgtcatgaaatatttgctctaTCATACCTtcaatttctattacttatctagcgctggttcacaattataacactatcaagtgcatttgttttataagcccgcgcagcgcgcgggcatgtcatctcgtgCACTTTTATAACGCGTTCAGTCAAGTCCATCGGATGGTTCCCAGAAAGAGGAGCCTAGAAGGCTAGAAAGGTAGGTAAGCTGCTTCTGGCAAGTTATTCCCAGATGCTGCAATTGCTTAAAGTCTTATGTAGAGATGGTAAATAATATTTACTGTTTGTTAGGAATCCAATGTTGGCCTCATCTCCTTTTGTT encodes:
- the LOC7479610 gene encoding 7-deoxyloganetin glucosyltransferase isoform X1, with translation MFRKILADKPHVICIPCPAQSHVKAMLKLAKLLHYRGFRITFVNTEFNHRRMLKSRGPYSLNGLPDFRFESIPDGLPPSDENATQDTQAILEACKKNLLAPFNELLAKLNDTASAAVPQVTCIVSDGFVPAAITAAERHGIPVALFFSISACTFMGLKQYKELKERGLFPLKDESFLTNGYLDQVLDWIPGMKDIRLRDLPSFLRTTDPDDYHFNFFMECAERASEGSAVIFHTFDALEKEVLSALYSMFPRVYTIGPLQLLLNQMKEDDLDSIGYNLWKEEVECLQWLDSKKPNSVIYVNFGSVAVATKQQLIELGMGLAKSGHPFLWIIRPDMVTGDSAILPPEFTDETKDRGFISNWCPQEEVLNHPSIGGFLTHSGWNSTAESISSGVPMLCLPFFGDQQTNCRYTCNEWGIGMEIDSNAERDKVEKLVRELMEGEKGREVKKKVMEWRKLAEEAAGPSGSSSMNLDEMVKAVLLP